In one Amaranthus tricolor cultivar Red isolate AtriRed21 chromosome 8, ASM2621246v1, whole genome shotgun sequence genomic region, the following are encoded:
- the LOC130821642 gene encoding uncharacterized protein LOC130821642, which translates to MASISNQIILSWYHLPSFLLSTSSSSTTLAATPPFFLVSSMASPTKIHPATLVTNIKISVPIQLDEDGSNFHTWVTLFKLHCRAHLVDFHILPHDSSKALVSKESEWQRLDDIVRTWIYGCISPSLLQSIVRLDDCAFDA; encoded by the coding sequence ATGGCAAGCATTTCAAACCAAATCATTCTTTCATGGTATCATTTGCCTAGTTTCTTGCTTTCCACTTCTTCCTCTTCCACCACCCTTGCCGCCACTCCTCCTTTTTTTCTTGTTTCCTCAATGGCCTCTCCCACAAAAATTCATCCCGCAACTTTGGTTACTAACATTAAAATAAGCGTGCCTATCCAACTTGATGAAGATGGCTCCAATTTTCATACTTGGGTCACTTTATTCAAGCTTCATTGTAGAGCTCACCTTGTGGATTTTCACATTCTTCCCCATGACTCCTCTAAAGCATTAGTTTCTAAAGAATCCGAATGGCAACGTCTTGATGACATTGTTCGCACATGGATTTACGGCTGTATTAGTCCATCTCTCCTCCAATCCATAGTTCGTCTCGATGATTGTGCTTTTGATGCTTGA